Within the Mycobacterium gordonae genome, the region GGCCGGCGTCCCCATGCCGGCCGTTTACCGGCACCTCGGCCACGAATCCGCACTCATGACCGCCGACATCTAGGCGGCGTCGACCGCACTGTCGCCGCGGTCACCGCATGGGCCAGATCCCGCTCACCGAACCGCAGAAAGTCATCAACATCCGCTGTGGCGGCGATCGAAAAGGCCAGTCCTCATCGGTGTCGAGCTCGACGGCAGGGACGGGTGGAGTCGCCTTTTTCCTGCGCGAGATTACGACAGCCTAGTGACGCGCGCTGACCAAATCCTTGGGTTTCATACCTGGGGTTCGTCGAGCAGCGATCCGAAGGCGGCACGGCGTCCAAACTTGTCTTCAACTCGTTTGACGAATGTGATAGGCGTAGTTCCGTTTTGGCTCGCGATGTGCGGATCCGCTCCGTGATCGAGAAGGTAGCGGATGATTTCAGCGCCGCGGGTGCCGTTGTAGCCCGGTGACGTAGTTGCGATAAGCAGTGCGGTTTCACCTATACCGTCGGTGAGGTTTACGTTGGCTCCCGCCTCCACCAGTGCTTTCACGACTTCGATGTTGTCGTCCTTCTGGGCGGCGAACATCAGCGGAGTGTATTGACCGGTGTCCTCGCGGGCGTCGATCTCCGCGCCCGCAGCGATCAGTGCCTTGACATCGTCGAGTTGCTTGTCGACTGCGGCGTAGTGCAGAGGGGTTCGTCCCGCGCGGTCGCGGTGATGGACGTCCACATTGATCCCTTCGTGAGAAAATCCATTGTCTTGCAACGTGACTGATCACTTTGCGCGCGGAACTTCGAACCGGTGGCTGTAGTTGCCGGGCACCCTTTCATTGACCAGAGTGTCCACCAAGAGTTCACGATCTGCGCGGGAAAACTCGCGTCGGGATCCGCCGCATGAACGCCATTGACCTGTTCACATCAGGCTCCCAATCCTGAGCGCCTTCGCCCATAATGACGCGGTGCGCCTCGGCGACCATGCGCACGATCATTGCGGATCAAACGTCACATCCAGCCTGCCGACGCAACATCCCGTCAACGTCAGGCGGATCGGTCTGCATGGCGAGGCTTCGAGTGCGCGGCCGCGAAGACGGCAGCGCCTACGCGTCGGTGCTGTTCAGGGTCAACGGCGAGCAATCGTCACTGTTTTTGCACGTTCGAGCCGTCCGATTGCGGAGTTGGTCACCCAGGTCCGCCCGTTTCGGCGTCGTTGACGCGGTGAACGCGGGCAAGGGTGGGCACGAGTGCCGCTCTATCGGCCAGATTTCGGTCCCGACCCCACAGCAGCTGCCGCCGGTTTCCTGGCGTGGAGATTGGTCCAGTCGTTCGGCTTAGTGCGCGAACTGCGGTCGGCGCTTTTCGAGAAACGCGTTGATGCCCTCGTTTCCGTCGCGGGAATCGGCGCACTCGGCGATGAGTCGGCCTTCCAACTCCATCTGTTCCTCCAGGCCGGTTTTGAACGACGTCAACACCAGCTTCTTCACCGCGGCCGTGGATTGCCCTGCGCCAGAAGCGACCTTCTCCGCGAGCGCATCCGCGCGGGCAGCCACCTCCGTACTCTTGACGACTTCTGTCACCAGGCCCCAAGCCAACGCCTCAGCGGCGGACAGTTCTCGGTTGGTCAACAACAGTTCCTGCGTACGGCGGACGCCGATGAGCCGGGGCAGAGAGAACGAGGAGCCGCCGTCGGGGCTCAAACCGACTGTGGCGTAAGCCATCGTGAAGGACGCCGACTCTGCCGCAATCACCAGGTCGCCCGTCACCGCCAGACTGCAACCGGCTCCGGCCGCAATCCCGTTGACGGCGGTGATCAGTACCGCGTCCATCCGGGCGAACGTCGAGATCGCGCGGTGCAGGTCGTCGGCCATCGCCTTGACGTAGTCGCCGGGTGTACTCGATGACGATGCCATCGCTCTGAGGTCTCCGCCGGCGCTGAAGAATCGCCCAGCACCGGTGAGGACGACAACCTTGCTGGCACCGCGATCGCAGCGCTTGGCTGCGTCAGCAAGCTCGCGGAGCAGGGTGTCATTCATCGCGTTGGCGGCATCGGGGCGATTCAAGGTGATGCGGGCAATCGGCCCGGATGACTCAAGCACGATCATCTCGTATTCGGTCATTGCGCACCCCTAACGAGCAGGTTGAAGCTTGATCACGGCGTCAGGACGGCTTTGAGGATCTCGCCGCGGTGCTGTGCCTCCACCGCCTCGTTGATCTGGGCCAGCGGCATCGTGGTGATCAGCTTGTCGAACGGGAACTTGCCCTGACGATGCAGTTCGAGCAGGTAGGGAATGAAGGTCTGCGGGTCGGCGTCGCCTTCGATGATGCCTCGGATAGTGAGCCCGAGTAGGGGTGGCTGGAACAGCCCGACCGGAAAGACGGCCTCCGGACTGGCAGGCACGCCGAGCAACCCCAGCTTGCCCCGCACGCCAAGGCAGGCAAGCAGCTGCTCGGTGACGGGCGGCACCGCCGTAGTGTCGATCGCGTAATTGGCGCCCGCCGGTGAGATCTCTTTGATCTGGTCGGCCAGCGGCCCTGCTTTCGGGTCGATAGCATGGGTGGCGCCGAGATCGATGGCCAGCCTCCGCCTGCTCTCGTGCAGATCGATTGCGATGATGGACGTGGCCTCGCGCACCACGGCGGCCAGCACCGCGGACAGGCCGACCGCCCCGGCGCCGGCGACTACCACCGTCGATCCGGGTTGGACGTCAAGCGAATTCATCACCGCGCCGGCCCCGGTCTGTATTCCGCAGCCGAGCGGCCCCACGAGTTCGACCGGGGTACCCGGAGGTAGCTTCACCACGTTTCGCTCGTGAGCCAGCGCGTGCGTCGCCAGCGACGACTGGCCGAAAAAGTTGGCTCCCAATGGTGCTCCGGCAGAAGCTAACCCGGATGATCCGTCGGGTCGCACCCCGCCGAAGTTGTATCCAAGAAAGTCGTGACAATAGGCGGGTTCACCTGTCGCGCATGTGGGGCAAGCGCCGCAGCTGTTGAAGCTGAGTGCGACCTGATCACCGACCGCGAGCGACTTCACGTCGGTGCCGACGTGCACCACGGTTCCACTGCCCTCATGGCCCAGGACGCCGGGCAGCGGAAACGGCAATTGCCCGTGCTGCACCGCGATGTCGGTGTGACAGATACCGGCTCCGGCGATCTCGATGAGCACCTCATCAGGTGCTGGGTCTTGAAGGTCGACCTCGGTGAGACTGAACGGCGCGCCCACTGCGGGCACCACCGCGGCTGAGATTTGCATTCTTGACTCCTTCCTAATCTACGGCGTTCGATTCGCTAGCCGGTCACTCGCGCCTCAGCGCGACCCCGCGATCACCGGGCTGGCTGAACATATCGGCAATTGTTGCGAATCGGCTGCTCGCGTTGGAGCGGACGCCGAGGTCTCGACTGTCGGAAAGCGCCAGCAGGCCAGCCTGTTTCACCCGATCGCTCCCGCGGAGAGTTGTCCTGGATCAGCGCCGTTGACTTGCGCTAACAGCTCGCCCATCTTGGGGACGACAACTTCGATCGCCTTCAGCGGGCGCACCAGCACCTTGAAAGAGGTGATCTTGTCCTCGTCGTTCCAGTGGATGATGTCGACGCCTTCGATATGCACGCCTTCGAGATTCGCGGTGAATTCCAGAACTGCGCAGCGATCGTCGAACCATTGGGCGACATAGCGAAAGGCGGCGTCGCAGAACATGAGCTCTGCGGCACGCAAGTACCCGGCTACCTTCGCCCTACCCTCTTGCGGGGCGAATACAGCTGGGGAGTAGAAGAAAGCATCTGGGGCGAGCAGATCGTCGAGGACGTCTGGTTTTCCTTGCTCCATGAACTCGAGCCATCGGGCGATAGCGGGCGCAGGCATCGGTTCTCCTTGGCTCTTCTCCCAAACGGTCATCGAGGCGCCATCCGGATCGCGCCGTCGAGGCGAATGACTTCGCCGTTGAGCATGGGGTTCTCGACGATGTGTACGGCCAGTGCCGCGTACTCTTCGGGGTTGCCGAGTCGGCTCGGATGCGGCACCTGAGCGCCCAGCGACTTTTGCGCTTGCTCGGGCAGCGAGGCCAGCATGGGCGTCTTGAACAGGCCGGGTGCAATGGTGACAACGCGGATGGCCATGCTCGCCAGGTCTCTGGCAATCGGCAACGTCATACTGACCACCCCGCCCTTCGACGCAGAGTAGGCGGCCTGCCCTATTTGTCCGTCGAACGCGGCCACCGACGCGGTGTTGACGATGACGCCGCGTTCCTCGCCGAGCAGTTCGGTCTGGGCTATACGCTCGGCGGCCAGCCGAATCACGTTGAACGTGCCCACCAGGTTGACCTGGACCACCTTGATGAACTCATCGAGTGGGGCAACGCCGTCCCGGCGCAGCGTCTTGACGGCGTTGACCACCCCGGCACAGTTGACCACGATGCGCAGCGGGCCAACCGATTCCGCGGCGTCTAATGCCGCGGCCACGGCCACCTCGTCGGTGACGCTGCCTGCGGCGAACTGGACACGATCGCCGAGCTCGGCGAGCACCTCTTCGCCCTTGACATCGAGCGCGACGACGTGCGCGCCTGCGTCAAGGAGTCGCCTCGTGGTGGCTAGACCGAGGCCGGACGTGCCTCCGGTGACTACGGCGACCGCGTCTTTGGTCTCCACTCGGGCATCTCCTTTCGTTTCAGTGCGGTTCGCGCCCGCGGCTCCTCTGGTGGAAGCCACTTAGTGGCTGGCGAGACTGCGACTGATCACCAGTCGCTGGATTTGATTGGTGCCCTCGAAGATCTGCATGATCTTGGCCTCCCGCATGTAACGTTCCACGCGGTAGTCGCGGGTGTAACCGACGCCGCCGAACACCTGGACAGCGTCGGTGGTGACTTTCATGGCCGCGTCGGTGGCGACCAGCTTCGCGACGGACGCGTGCCGGGAGTAGGGCAGCCCCGTATCGCGTCGTCTGGCGGCGTCCAAGTACGTGGCGCGTGCGGAATCCACGGCTGCGGCGGCGTCCGCCAGCAGGAATCCCAGGCCCTGGTGGTCGATGATCTTCCGGCCGAAGGTGGTCCTCTGCTGGCTGTAGGCGACCGCCTCGTCGAGCGCCGCCTGCGCCAATCCGACTGCAATGGCCGCGATTCCCAGACGGCCGCTGTCCAGTGCGCTGAACGCGATTGGTAGGCCCTGTCCTTCGTTGCCGATGCGCCGCTCGAGAGCGATGAACACGTCGTCGTAGTGCGCCGTCGTCGTCGGCACCGCGTGCAGGCCCATCTTCTCCTCCGGTCTGCCGAAGGTGAGCCCCTCGGTGTCTTTGGACACCAGGAAGCAGGAAATGCCCTGTGCGCCTTTGCCGGTGCGCGCGAACAGGGTGTAGAAGTCGGCGATACCACCGTGCGTGATCCACGCCTTGGCGCCGCTGACACGGTACCCATTGTCCACGGCAGCAGCACTGCACAGCAGTGCGGCCGCGTCGGAGCCCGCCTGTGGTTCGGACAGGCTGTATGCGCCGATCATATTGCCGCCCAGCATTTCCGGCAGCCACGCTTGCTTCTGCGCTTCGGTGCCGAATGCGACCAACGGATGGCAGGCCAGGCTGTGGACGCTCACTGCCACCGCGACCGCCGCCCATCGTGCGGCGATCTCTTCCAGCACTTGCAGGTAAACCTCGTACGGCTGATTCCCGCCCCCCCATTCCTCGGGATACGGCAGGCTCAGCAGCCCCGCGGCACCGAGGGTCGCGAAGGCCCCCTCTGGATAGGTCTCCATCCGCTCGTGGTGGTCGACGATCGGCTCGAGTGCCTTATCTGCGATTTCCCGCGTGAGATGGACCAGCTCGCGAGCCTCGTCAGTGGGCAACAGGCGATCGACAGGCACGCGAACTCCTTTCGATGCGAAGAACAGTGCCGAATCACAGTTTCACGGCACGACATGAACGGTACCCAGGTTCGGGGCCAGTTCCTTTCGCGAAAGCCCATTTGGGAGAGGTAGTTACGGCAAATGGGAGGTCCCCAACACTTCGCGGGATTCATAGCGTGTTGCTATGGACGCACCAACGCAAAAGGCCCGTGCTTCGAGGGCGACTCACGTTTCGGGGACGAACGGCACCGAGCCGAAGTCTAGAGCGGGAACGCGATCATCGAAGTCCGACAACGAGGGCGCGCCGTCGGCGCAGGCGCGATCCGGGGCCGTGCGGCCGGAGATCACCGACCCCACCGGTCAGGTGCAGAATGTCGGCCTCGACCAGCTGCTGACCGAGGCCGCCAGCGCCGAGAGCCGGTTCGTGCCCGGCGCGGAATTTCTCAAGGCGGCCGGTGGGCTTGCACTGCGGCCCCGTCTATTGGCGGGCCAGACCGCGACGGTCGCAGCCGACCTCGCCCGGGTGATCGCCGGTCGGTCCGGACGCACTCCGCCAAAGGGGGATTCGCGATTCCGCGATCCCGCGTGGACGCAAAGCTGGCTTTTTCGTCGGATCTGCCAGGGGTACCTGAGCGTCAGCGACTACGCGCGCGCTCTGGCCGATGAGTCAGGGTTGGACTGGGCCGACCACGAACGCCTGCGCCTGGTGGTCGACAACCTGATCGACGCGCTGGCCCCGACGAATTTCCCGCTGACCAACCCCACCGTATGGAAGACGACGATCGATCGCGGGGGAGAGAACTTCGTCACGGGTGCACGCGCCGTAGTGCGCGATGCCCGCTCGCCGATAAAGCTGCCGGCTAGTGTCGATCCCACTCCCTTCGAGGTCGGAAAGACGATGGCTGCATCGCCCGGTGCCGTGGTGCGCCGCGATGATCGCTTCGAACTCATCCAGTACGAGCCGCGCGCGGAACAGGTGCATAAGGTTCCGGTATTGCTCATCCCGCCAATGATCAGCAAGTTCTACGTCGTCGACCTTTCGCCCGGCAAGAGCATGGTGGAGTTTCTCGGTGACCAAGGGCTGCAGCCATTCGCGCTGTCGTGGGCGAACCCGACCCGCGACAACGCGAACTGGAACCTTGAGGACTATCTCGAATCGATCGTCGAGGCGATCGAGACCACACGCGAGATCGCCGGAGCCGACGCGGTTCACGTGGTGGCCTTCTGTGCCGGCGGAATCGCCACCACTACCGCCGTCGCACATATGGCCGCGCTGGGCCACATCGATCGGGTCGCGAGTCTGAGCCTCATGGTCACAGTGCTTGACGTCCGCCGCGGCGGTCCGATCCTCAGCATCGCCTCGCCCGATATCGCCAAAGGCGCCAAAGCGAAGATCAAGCGCAAGGGTTACCTCGCCGGCACAGAGTTGGCGCGAACTTTCGCGTGGCTGCGACCAAACGACATGGTCTGGAACAACTTTGTCAACAACTACTACCTCGGCAACAAACCGCCGGCGCTCGACCTGCTGTTCTGGAACCTGGATTCGATGAACATGCCGGCGGGGCTGCACGCCGATCTGGTGGACCTCGCGCTCGCCAATCCGTTAGCGAACCCGGGTGCCCTCAGGGTCCTCGGCACGCCGATCGACCTGGCCCAGATCACCTGCGACGCCTATATAGCCGCGGGCGAAACCGACCACCTCACACCCTGGCCGAGTTGCTATCGCAGCATCGAAATGCTGGGCGGCAAGACACGTTTCGCGCTGTCGACCAGCGGCCACATCGCCGCGGTCATCCACCCTCCCGGGAATCCGAAATCGGCCTACCGCATCGGCGACGAGTCGTGCCCGCGGCCGGAGGAATGGCTGCGGTCCGCACAGGTGCACAAGGGCACCTGGTGGCAGGACTGGGCGCCGTGGCTCGCTGAGCGGGCGGGCGAAAAGGTAAAAGCACCAACCCGACTCGGCAACAGTCGGTACACGCCGCTTGACTCGGCTCCCGGCACGTACGTCTTCAAGCAGTCTCAAGGTTGATGACATGCCCATCGATGTGGCTTCGGTCCTTGGCGCAGAACTCGCGGAGCGGCAGGGCTCGTGGAACGCGAATGATGTCATCCTCTACCACCTGGGCCTGGGTGCCGGCGTTCCGCCCACGGATCCCGCAGAGCTTGCCTATACCTATGAGGGCCAGCTCAAAGTTCTGCCGTCATTCGGGGTGATTCCGGCCTCTCCGATGTTGTTCGACATGCTGGAGCTGCCCGGCATGGACGTCGACCTGAGCAGGCTTCTGCACGGCGAGCAGGACATGGAACTGTACGGACCTCTGCCCGTCAATCGCGCCGTTCGAACGTCGGCAAGGATCTGCGAGGTCGTGGATAAGGGCAAAGCGGCGCTGGTGGTGCTCGAGACGGTCACCCGCGACGCCGAGGACGATAAGCCTCTGGTCACCAACCGGTTCAGCGCGTTCATTCGGGGTGAGGGAGGCTTCGGCCAGGGCGACGCTGCGCGATCGGCACCACCGCCGCCGGCTCCACCGGTGCGGCAGCCGGACTTGGCAGTTGACTGTCGGACCCTGCCGCAACAGGCGCTGCTCTATCGCCTCTCCGGTGACATGAACCCGATCCATGCCGACCCAGAGTTTGCCCGCAGAGGCGGTTTCGATCAGCCCATTCTGCACGGCCTGTGCAGCTACGGGATGGTCCTGAAGGCGGTGGTCGACTCGGCCCTGGACGGAGACGTCGGCCGTGTGGGACGCTACCGTGCCCGATTCGCC harbors:
- a CDS encoding ankyrin repeat domain-containing protein — its product is MQDNGFSHEGINVDVHHRDRAGRTPLHYAAVDKQLDDVKALIAAGAEIDAREDTGQYTPLMFAAQKDDNIEVVKALVEAGANVNLTDGIGETALLIATTSPGYNGTRGAEIIRYLLDHGADPHIASQNGTTPITFVKRVEDKFGRRAAFGSLLDEPQV
- a CDS encoding enoyl-CoA hydratase/isomerase family protein; translated protein: MTEYEMIVLESSGPIARITLNRPDAANAMNDTLLRELADAAKRCDRGASKVVVLTGAGRFFSAGGDLRAMASSSSTPGDYVKAMADDLHRAISTFARMDAVLITAVNGIAAGAGCSLAVTGDLVIAAESASFTMAYATVGLSPDGGSSFSLPRLIGVRRTQELLLTNRELSAAEALAWGLVTEVVKSTEVAARADALAEKVASGAGQSTAAVKKLVLTSFKTGLEEQMELEGRLIAECADSRDGNEGINAFLEKRRPQFAH
- a CDS encoding NAD(P)-dependent alcohol dehydrogenase; translation: MQISAAVVPAVGAPFSLTEVDLQDPAPDEVLIEIAGAGICHTDIAVQHGQLPFPLPGVLGHEGSGTVVHVGTDVKSLAVGDQVALSFNSCGACPTCATGEPAYCHDFLGYNFGGVRPDGSSGLASAGAPLGANFFGQSSLATHALAHERNVVKLPPGTPVELVGPLGCGIQTGAGAVMNSLDVQPGSTVVVAGAGAVGLSAVLAAVVREATSIIAIDLHESRRRLAIDLGATHAIDPKAGPLADQIKEISPAGANYAIDTTAVPPVTEQLLACLGVRGKLGLLGVPASPEAVFPVGLFQPPLLGLTIRGIIEGDADPQTFIPYLLELHRQGKFPFDKLITTMPLAQINEAVEAQHRGEILKAVLTP
- a CDS encoding nuclear transport factor 2 family protein gives rise to the protein MPAPAIARWLEFMEQGKPDVLDDLLAPDAFFYSPAVFAPQEGRAKVAGYLRAAELMFCDAAFRYVAQWFDDRCAVLEFTANLEGVHIEGVDIIHWNDEDKITSFKVLVRPLKAIEVVVPKMGELLAQVNGADPGQLSAGAIG
- a CDS encoding 3-hydroxyacyl-CoA dehydrogenase: METKDAVAVVTGGTSGLGLATTRRLLDAGAHVVALDVKGEEVLAELGDRVQFAAGSVTDEVAVAAALDAAESVGPLRIVVNCAGVVNAVKTLRRDGVAPLDEFIKVVQVNLVGTFNVIRLAAERIAQTELLGEERGVIVNTASVAAFDGQIGQAAYSASKGGVVSMTLPIARDLASMAIRVVTIAPGLFKTPMLASLPEQAQKSLGAQVPHPSRLGNPEEYAALAVHIVENPMLNGEVIRLDGAIRMAPR
- a CDS encoding acyl-CoA dehydrogenase family protein; protein product: MPVDRLLPTDEARELVHLTREIADKALEPIVDHHERMETYPEGAFATLGAAGLLSLPYPEEWGGGNQPYEVYLQVLEEIAARWAAVAVAVSVHSLACHPLVAFGTEAQKQAWLPEMLGGNMIGAYSLSEPQAGSDAAALLCSAAAVDNGYRVSGAKAWITHGGIADFYTLFARTGKGAQGISCFLVSKDTEGLTFGRPEEKMGLHAVPTTTAHYDDVFIALERRIGNEGQGLPIAFSALDSGRLGIAAIAVGLAQAALDEAVAYSQQRTTFGRKIIDHQGLGFLLADAAAAVDSARATYLDAARRRDTGLPYSRHASVAKLVATDAAMKVTTDAVQVFGGVGYTRDYRVERYMREAKIMQIFEGTNQIQRLVISRSLASH
- a CDS encoding PHA/PHB synthase family protein, with product MRPEITDPTGQVQNVGLDQLLTEAASAESRFVPGAEFLKAAGGLALRPRLLAGQTATVAADLARVIAGRSGRTPPKGDSRFRDPAWTQSWLFRRICQGYLSVSDYARALADESGLDWADHERLRLVVDNLIDALAPTNFPLTNPTVWKTTIDRGGENFVTGARAVVRDARSPIKLPASVDPTPFEVGKTMAASPGAVVRRDDRFELIQYEPRAEQVHKVPVLLIPPMISKFYVVDLSPGKSMVEFLGDQGLQPFALSWANPTRDNANWNLEDYLESIVEAIETTREIAGADAVHVVAFCAGGIATTTAVAHMAALGHIDRVASLSLMVTVLDVRRGGPILSIASPDIAKGAKAKIKRKGYLAGTELARTFAWLRPNDMVWNNFVNNYYLGNKPPALDLLFWNLDSMNMPAGLHADLVDLALANPLANPGALRVLGTPIDLAQITCDAYIAAGETDHLTPWPSCYRSIEMLGGKTRFALSTSGHIAAVIHPPGNPKSAYRIGDESCPRPEEWLRSAQVHKGTWWQDWAPWLAERAGEKVKAPTRLGNSRYTPLDSAPGTYVFKQSQG
- a CDS encoding MaoC/PaaZ C-terminal domain-containing protein — its product is MPIDVASVLGAELAERQGSWNANDVILYHLGLGAGVPPTDPAELAYTYEGQLKVLPSFGVIPASPMLFDMLELPGMDVDLSRLLHGEQDMELYGPLPVNRAVRTSARICEVVDKGKAALVVLETVTRDAEDDKPLVTNRFSAFIRGEGGFGQGDAARSAPPPPAPPVRQPDLAVDCRTLPQQALLYRLSGDMNPIHADPEFARRGGFDQPILHGLCSYGMVLKAVVDSALDGDVGRVGRYRARFAGVVFPGETITVRMWQDPEAVFVEALCKDRGTPVLSNAVIELR